The proteins below come from a single Xenopus tropicalis strain Nigerian chromosome 9, UCB_Xtro_10.0, whole genome shotgun sequence genomic window:
- the rnf151 gene encoding RING finger protein 151 has product MGGGYDIELFTKTPDYDLLCSICHGVMRCPVMISCGHIFCRNCIMQWLKRQRTCPCCRTEVRGKLYVLMHKLKRKINRLDVKCPNEQNGCPAHFALVHSQEHAEYCAYGAVPCSNEGCPAEVLRKDMCDHIHNCRYWRQHCHMGCGTLLHPENRETHNCYQELKEDYAKQLYKLKQKANRMETICCQISRQLQMMNDSMETAQPAADTGETE; this is encoded by the exons GGGGGTGGTTATGACATTGAGCTGTTCACTAAGACTCCTGACTACGACCTCCTTTGCTCCATCTGCCATGGGGTGATGCGGTGTCCTGTCATGATCTCCTGCGGCCACATCTTTTGCCGGAACTGTATAATGCAGTGGTTGAAGAG GCAACGCACCTGCCCCTGCTGCAGGACTGAGGTGAGGGGCAAACTCTATGTCCTGATGCACAAGTTGAAGAGGAAGATCAACCGCCTGGATGTAAAG TGTCCAAATGAGCAAAATGGCTGCCCTGCACATTTTGCCCTTGTTCATAGCCAGGAGCATGCAGAATACTGTGCCTATGGGGCAGTACCTTGCTCTAATGAAGGCTGCCCTGCTGAGGTGTTACGGAAGGACATGTGCGACCACATCCATAACTGCCGGTACTGGAGGCAGCACTGCCACATGGGCTGCGGAACCCTGCTCCACCCGGAGAACCGAGAGACCCACAACTGCTATCAGGAACTGAAGGAAGACTACGCCAAGCAACTTTACAAGCTAAAGCAAAAGGCCAATCGCATGGAGACCATCTGCTGCCAGATCAGCCGGCAGTTACAGATGATGAATGACAGTATGGAAACTGCACAACCAGCTGCTGACACTGGTGAAACAGAGTGA